TATTTTACCAGTGTATCTGGAAGATCTTCCTGGTCAGTTGCTAAGCTGTTACACGGTCCCTTCTCTACTACCACCCCTTAGAGAGAACAGCTATTAGTGGTATCTTCCTCACTTCCTCAATAAACCTTGGGACAAGGCAAAATAATTCTTCTCTAGGGTTAAGGTAGAGAGTCACCTCTACAATGATGCCTCAGACAGCTCAGGCAAGAGGTTTATAGTTCTTTGATCCCTCCCCTGAGTAGAACAGATACTAAAATAGTAGGAGGTGAGCAGTTCTGTGAGTCGAGGCTCACAGATTTAAGGCAGGCTTCTAGTAGCTAGAAGAAATGTAGATGGTGTGTGTTGTAATTTACAGTCTGAGAAAAATTCCCTCTTAATGTTGTTTAGCCTTGGTTGGTGGGGTCACTAGGAAAGGTTAAGATCACTAAGTAACCTTGCCCCAATAAGACAAAATGTCCAAATGTTTCCTTGAACTATGTACTAAGGAATCCTCTGTTGCTGAATGACTTTGTTAAATTACAAGGTGCatgtcttattttgtattattttcttttcagtgttTGTGTCTCTCACCGACATATGAGCTGGCACTTCAGACAGGAAAGGTGATTGAACAGATGGGCAAATTTTATCCAGAACTTAAACTTGCTTATGCTGTTCGAGGCAATAAGTGTGAGTATACAAGGAGGATGATACAATatttaagctaaaaaaaaattatattggaatatGTGTAATGTTAGATTTTTTGAATGCCTTGGTTAGTTTTGCCaaactatttcttttctcttttttatttttttaagggttGGTTTATCTAGATGGGGGAAGGGCAAGGGAAATAcaggtaatgtaaaaacaagagataatcaaaaatttattaaataaaaagaactaTAAGAAAACAGTGGAGAAATTTTCCTCCTATGCTATAAATAAAGCTTGAAGAACCATTAAAAGGCAATAAATATGTCAGTGATGCCTTAAGTAAGCTGTTAGTAATGCACAGTTAACTTGCACttgagatgagaaaaataaaacaaaataaaacctgctACAAGGTATTTTATCAGTATCAAATCTCAAACTGTTCTACAAAGGATAATCATTAAAACTTTTTGGTACTGGTTCTGACAGAAATTTCATGAGTGGAACTGATGAGTTAGTATAGCatacagaaataaacaaaaatgagcCATCAAGTCCTGGTTACTGGGGAAAGGACTTACTAGTTAATAAAAACTGCCAAGAAAACTGAGCCTGTAATCTGACAGAAATTAAGTTGGGCCAGTCTACCAAGGCAAGTTCCACATATATACATGACTTAGATATGCAAAGTCCTGTCGTAAACAAATTAGAACTCATAGAACCAGAAGCAAGCATGGTCTGGGTGGGGAGTAATGAGGAGGCATATCTGAAGGccatgccatttttttttttttagggcaaATGAAACTGAGTTTGAAAAAGATGAGTGATAGAGCTGTGATGGGGGTTGACTAAAAAGAGATCCATGTCAGCTCTTTGCTTTTAAGACAAGggggacattttattttttccctttcatagttttcttctttttgtgttcttttcctCAAACAACATAGTGCTGGTTTTAGCCTGGTAAATCTGTGTGTTGATCATAGAAAATttgagaaatactttttttttacattttgaccTACATAAATTCTTGGTCTCATATAAGTTGCCTTTACTGTCCAAGGCCATTATGAACTCACTGCTCAAGGAAATCTGAAACTTTCACTCAGATAAGCTCAGATTCTGTCTCCCTTATTTTTTCACTgaagttttaaaagtattttcatttttaaattttatatttcttttatcatCATCTTGACAAACATCAACATTCATCAACATTTCAGTTTACAAAGAAGCTTGTATATCAAATTGTAGATCTCTGTTACAACCAGCTTATTTGTGGACTAGGCTATAGAAAGCGACAATGAAAAGGATGGTTAAGACATGAGACAttttagagagagaattgatCGGACTGGGTGACTGGTTATAGAGGCAGTATGGCCTAAGAAAGATAGAGTGCAAACTTGCATTCAGGATGACCAGGGTTTgaacatggcctcagacactgatacACTGTACAAGCCACTTATGTTTGATGAGCCCCAATTCCTCAGCAATAAATGGGATGTTACCAAAGTACTTACTTCCAAGGGTggttatgaggagcaaatgaaatgagATATATATAAAGGGAATTTACAACATTAAAGGGCCGTATACACGCTtgctattgttgttgtcattgttaataTAAAACAGGAAAACTTATATGCACTTTTTCTCTACCTCCTTGCTTGTTtggtctttaatttctttttatccaGTGTTTGTGAACACTTAAATGCTATAGTAATAATCTGTCCTTCCGTTTAAGATAGCTTTGTTCAAGTATATCtgtgtaattttttaaattatcatctGATAATGGAAACTATGATGGAAAATTTATTGTTGACTCAACAGTAGAAAGAGGTCAGAAGATCAGTGAGCAGATTGTAATTGGTACCCCTGGCACAGTTCTGGATTGGTGCTCCAAGTTGAAATTCATTGATCCCAAAAAGATCAAGGTGTTTGTTCTGGATGAAGCTGACGTGATGATAGCTACTCAAGGCCATCAGGATCAGAGTATCCGCATCCAGAGGTATGATGTGCTTTTGGGAATAGGGGGAGGAAATTTTCCTAGAGGAAACTAGCTCAGAATGTAAGACTACAGATCATTTTTTGTGATTGCTTCTGTAACTCTAAAACCCACCTTTACCATCCTTGTGCACAGGTGccattgttgttcagtggtttaagtcatgcctgactctttgtgaccccatttgggttttcttggcagagatactggagtggtttgccatttccttctccagttaattttatagttgaggaaactgaggcaaacagggttaagtgacttgcccagagtcacatagctagtgtctgaggctagatttgaactcaggtcctcctgattccaggcccagtgctctgtccattgcatCATTTAGCTGCCCTTAATTTGTTCACAGAGAAGATGTTAAATTAGTAGATTGAGTAAACAAAGGTGGTTGAGTCTTTGTATATCTTTATAAATAGATGTAACTTCATTTGTTTGGAATAATTTAATTATGATGCAGTCTTAAACCACGAGGAATGATTCAATGACTTCTCCATAACTTTTAGGTATTCCTCAGGAAAGACGTAAAAGGGAATGCACATTAATTATTCATCCCAGGTTTTTTGAATGAATAACCAAAATTGTTATCTGGAATGGTCTACCTCACTAGATTAAAAGaagcaaatttttatttttttgtgtggtGTTTCAGTAACTATTGCCTAGCAATATTTGCGTTTTTTTGTGGTGAACCTAGTAAGCTTTGTGATAAATTAATTTGAAGAATGTTTAAAAAGCCACTTAGGATGCCCAATGTCAccagtattattcaatattgtattagaaatgctagcaatagaaataagagaacaaaaagacatcaaaggaatcagaatgggcagttagaagtaataaaataatctctttttgcagacaagattatgatatacttggaaaatcctagagattcaactgaAAAGCTGGTTGAAAACAATAATTTtaacaaagtagcaggatataaaataaacccacataatcatctggaactggaaattgaggggatgaccatcaattggggaatgactaagcaAGTTATGGCttatggttgtaatggaatactgttgtgctataagaaatgacaaataggatgGCTTTAGGGTAGGATCTATGTCCTTGAATCCTGCTTATCCATTTTTTGGCTCCTTTGAGTCCTAGGATGAAATGAGAGACTTGGGGAATCCTTATTCTCTGCCATGTGTTGCACTGCCACAGCTATACAACATTCTGGGACGTAAAGAACATAGTACTCTGTGAGGGCAGTGCATTCTGTATTCCTCCATTTGAAGACTTTAGTTAATACTGAGTAACGTGGCTTGCCTCCTAGGATGCTCCCTAAAGCTTGTCAGATGCTGCTTTTCTCTGCTACCTTTGAAGATTCCGTGTGGAAATTTGCACGAAAAGTTGTCCCAGACCCAAACATCATCAAACTAAAACGAGAGGAAGAGACATTGGATACCATTAAACAGTATTATGTGATGTGCAATAATCGAGATGAGAAGTTTCAAGCCCTTTGTAATCTTTATGGGGCCATCACTATTGCTCAAGCCATGATCTTCTGTCATGTGAGTAGTATCCAGCTCTAACACCAAGTAGGTAAAATTCAACTTGTGTGTTGTCGGTTTGGCCATTGCCTTTTCAGTCAGAAATTCATTTACTAAAGAGAAAAGGGTTTCTGATTATCATAGTAAGAGGAGAAATTCTCTGGAGCCTCAGAGTTTATcattaatgtaaggaaaaactagGGGAAAACTAAACCCATGTGTAGTTTCTCTTTTTTGCAGTTGTGCAAAAAAAGCTCCAAAATATAGATTCttccaaattatttttgaaaCACTCAGAggcatttaaataattttaactcTCAGTTGCCTTCAGAATTAGAGCCTTCATTTATTTCAGTGACACAAAGCCATCTTTTGCAggtgtcttaattttttttgcaggtgtttccattttaaaaaattcttttcactCCAGACCCGCAAAACAGCTGGTTGGCTGGCAGCTGAACTGTCCAAAGAAGGCCACCAGGTGGCCCTCCTGAGTGGCGAAATGATGGTGGAACAGAGAGCTGCTGTGATTGAGCGTTTCCGAGAGGGCAAGGAGAAAGTGTTGGTGACTACCAATGTGTGTGCTCGAGGTGAGAAGAGAGGCCTGGGGGCTTAGGAGAGAACAGGAGGGAGGCTGTGATCCCCTTTCTAGCAAGGGCAGTTTGGGTTTTCCCAGAGCCTCAATCCGCAGCTCCCTCTGCCTTTGCAGAAATGGTCTGCTGGGGATTGAATTGCCCTCCATGGCAATGCTGAGCATGTGGTCATTTCCCCCCAGGCTCCAAAGGTGACATCTGAGCCTTCAGGCGGTTTCCATGGTGGTTTGTCTAGGATCAGCAGCTAGATGATCCTATAGGAATTTTCTGTTCTGGAGAGCTCCTGATCTTAAGCTGTAGGAGAAGAGAACTTCCTCAGCTCCCTGATCCAGGGTGTGGCTTCTAGGTTTTCCTACTTGCCTCACATTTGCCTCATATCATACTTGCTGCTTAAGTAGCTCCAGTATTGGCTGTGGCAAATTGATAGCATGAGGCATTTAGAGATGGAACTCCCTCTTCTCTAGACTATCCTCCAGGGGGGTCTGGGAGAAATCTTTGAGTCTTTCACACTAGAGAATCATTTTGGGTAGCTCTGATCCTTTTGGTAGTATGCATTTAGGTTGTACTGTTTTATGCCCATAAGGCCCTGCATCTTGTTTTGTGGGTGCCAGCTGCTGGTGCTAGACTCTCAGAGATTAGACTGTGGGTGTCATGCACTTTTTTGTCTGCTTTCCCTGTCTGTCTTCCATCTTCCTGCCCTGTAGGAATCGATGTTGAACAGGTGTCTGTGGTTATCAACTTTGACCTGCCAGTGGACAAGGATGGGAATCCAGACAACGAGACGTACCTTCATCGGATTGGGCGCACGGGGCGCTTTGGCAAACGAGGCCTGGCCGTGAACATGGTGGACAGCAAACACAGCATGAACATTCTCAACAGAATCCAAGAACATTTCAGTGAGTGTCCCAGAGCATCTGCCCTCTGTGTCCCATTGGCTGTGAAGTGGGCAAGCTCTTGGAGCTCTtgggcaaaggcctgggtctCTCATCTGCCATCCCCCTTCTTGTTGTTAGAGAAGTAGGGATGGGAGAGAAGAGCAGGGTCCACTCTTTTGTCCCAGGGCCAAAGCCCTCACACAAGAAGGTCCGGGTTGTCTTGTGGTGCTTGATGTCATGCTCACTTAAGTTAAGGTCTCATCAGTCAAATGAAGAAGGAACATCTTTGTCGGTAGTTGGAGATTTCTTTTAGGTGAAGCAGAGGTTGGTAGGTTGTCTTTGTGTTGCAACAGTAGCTGAAATAGACCCTCCAAGGTGGCCCTATTTTGATTCTCTCTGGTTTAATTTCTTTTCAGATAAGAAGATAGAGAGACTGGACACCGATGATCTGGATGAGATTGAGAAAATAGCCAACTGAAAAGCATTGGCTAGAGTTGACCTACACCCTCTGGATGTGCATCTTCAGCTCCAtttggactgtttttttttttttttccaaattggcACAATTCTCAGCCAGTCACCAAAAAGGACTAAGGCGGGAATACATAGAAATTACCTACCTCATTTCAAATTACGTTTGgacttgacaaaaaaaaaattgtgcaaaTAATGGAGggtagtagaaagagaaaaaaagtttacaTGAGCTCGTAAGATTAGGCATGAATACACAGAAATTACCTTTTTGgcaaatttctttcttatttaaagTTTATGTGTACTAATTTTAAATGTAAACTAAGGACTTGTCAAAGCTTTAGTTAGTCTCTGACTCTTGGTCCCCTTGTGGTAGCATATAGATGTCTCTTCTTTTGCCTGGGGTAGGCATATATTAGTGTATGTACCTGTCTGCATCTTCTTGCAAAATTGACATtgtagaagtgaggaggaaagtGAGTAGTAGGAGCTATATAGTGCCAGCCACCAGGGCAGAGCCATCCTTCAGTCTTTGATTGGGTGGGATAAGGGAATCAGATGCATCTTATGAGTTAAGATTTCCTAGGCTAGGATGATGGAGCAAATCTGGCATCCCTTTACCTTTGCTATTTCCAATCGGGCAAAGCAAGAAGGAATTGGCTAAAGATTGACAAGTACTTAAATTTGGAGCCTTTTTTTGCATTTAGGTTTCTTTCCCAGGGTCCTATCTTAACCTCTCTCTCAGGATGCACTTAAGGGACTGACTGGTATACTGGCATGAGTCAGTATAAATGCTGGTGTAGCATTGTAGGTGCCATTCTACTCCATATGGCTGTTTTGCTGGTGTCTGGTAGACAGTATCCTTCTAGCATCCCTAAAATGCCCAGGATCCTTCCCCAGTAACAAATGGTCTTGGATCTGTTCCTCTTCAGCGGAACCAAACACTAAAGTCTCTGCTTCTGTGACTAGGCTGGAAAAGTCAGAAGGAAGTATTTGAATGAAATTGGAAGAGACCATGGACACCATGGCCAGCAGTGGCCACATATTGTCATTCTGGCATTGCTGTCCAGATCTAAAAGGTAAGGCTTAGGAGGAATCAGCCATGATATAAGATATCCTTTCCAAATATTTATTCTGATTTGGTGACTGAGGCGGTTAGTATATAAATGCCTGCAGTCATAATAGAAGTGGACTAGGCATGCCCTTTTGATGACCTGTTTTATCTCCAGGCCTAATTTCAGGCTTATATTTATACCTTACTCATCAGTGATAACCAAAAAACCACCCTGGGGCCATCTGGCACTGAAATTTTTACACTGGTAATAGTAATTTGCTCTTTATGTTATCTGAACTGGACCGTATAGCCTCTTTCAAAAATGACAGGACAGGAGCAGTGTGGAGCCCTAACAAGGATTAACAGCTGTCTGTGTGCTCCAATGCTGCCATCTTCCTGTGTCCCCAGAATTGGATATTTCAATGTAGATTTTTCTTCTATAGGGTCCTTCAAGAAGAAAAATCCCTATTCTATTGAAAAATAGCCCAGACTGGTGTTTCTCAAAATAGCATGGCCTTCCTAAGCTTCTCACATCCAAAGAAAGGACGGGGGAGCATAGCTGTTCGGTGGACACAAGGCATTTTGGTGGTCCTGATTTCCTAAACAAAAGAGAtccaaaggaaagggaggaagaaccACTACAGCTTTTCCAGAAATGCTGCTGCTTCTCTGAGCCCACTTTCTCAACCCCAAAGGAGTAGTTATTTTTACCTTTGAAGAATTGCCCCAGACACCAGATACACTCACTATAAATGGATTCTGAGCTCCTCTAGCTAGGGTGGTAGATGTGCAAGACTGTATCTATGACGTCTGCTCATGGCACAGTTTGCTTTATAGGTGTCCCCGTCTGTTGGGTTAGGAAGCTTCTTTCTCTCCTGTATACTGTTGGTGAGAGGTGCAGCCGTAGGATCCTTTGATAGCATCTCCAGTCTGAGAATGGGCATATCTTAATATCTGCTCTTTTGAGTCCTAATCAGTATAGGCTGCGCTTAGATAAGAAAGCTGATCCATCATCTTCAGCCTTTCAGTTGATCTTTCTGAACATTTTTTCTTGACTTCCTTGATGCTTTTGGTCCCATTTTCCTTCCTTGCCTTTTTGCCCAACCCCATTCTTAAACACAAGAGAATTTCAAGCTAATCTTTACCTTTCCTCTTCATAGGTGAAGCTAAACGGACAGAAGGATGCTTTGGTTCAGTTGGGTTGAGATCATTGTCTAACCTGACGGAAATCTGGTTAAGGGATAGGGAGAACAGGCTTCCTGCTAGGGTGTTGAATGTCTCTCCCAACATATATCTCAGCTGCTATTTTATCTTGCACATCTAAGAGAGAAAACAGTAGAGGACAAGGGCCAGTGAGCCTCCAAAGGATTCTCTAGCAGGAGGGAAATTGGTCTAGGAGGGGTGACTGGATCTGgtcttttttctcccttgaatAGTATGTGCTGCTCCTTTATTGTTGGTTTCTTATCTTCACCTTTTCTGTCAAGCTTCTTCAGAGGGCCCAGGAACTGTGGACTATTGCTACCTCCATGTGGATGATGGCTTTCTTAATGAAATCTGCTAAGGCATTGTAGGGCAGGAGCATATATggcagggaagagagaaaaatgaatacaGCAGTTCGGATCAGTTTCTGCTTCTGACCTGTGCCTTTAAGCAGAGTTGCTAATTAGCCCTGGTTAGAACTCTGTATGTGCTGCCTGTCAATAGAAAAATGTCTTCATTGGCCACTTGAGTTATCATATATGACTGTATGGATAAGAAATGCCTAATTGTATGTCCATTCCTTGCTTTGTTATAGTGATAGATTTTAACCAATTATGAATAAAATGttactaagtttttttttaatttgtcaatATAGGAAGATAGGGAACAACATAGTCTTGGTTGCtggattttatttcattaactcTCTGCTGTTGACTAGTGTTGACACATAGCTTTTGAGATTTGTGTATCTGCTGAAATTATTATTCTGTACCTTTAACTCTAGGGTGGCCACTGTATCAAAGACATAATTCACAGAAACTCAAATCACAAGGACGTTTTGGTCAACCCCTTTTGGGGGCCTTACATTCCTGATGTctgattaaaacaaacaaaaggataTTGGCGCTGCAAgttcttcaggaaaaaaaggcatttaaagcaaaataaaacatcgTGATGTTCCACCTTCTCAGCCCAGGGAATGGAGATGGATGAGGCTTCAGGGTTGTTTTATtactacttatttttttttttaaattaacatcaAGACTGTTGTATAATGGTCCAGGAAttgagagaaattttttttttaaattgtgagattagtcagggaagacttcatgaaagaggtgaattttgaatttgttcttgAAAGAGCAGCATAGAGTTTGGAGTAACAGGAACTGGAAGGGCATGCTAAGCAGACAGATGCTGAGTCCGTGCGGAGCTaatgagagaaggataaacatgGGGTTTATACTGAGTGAATCCTGGAGAACAGATTAGATATACGAAGTATAAAACCTTATCGAGGCAGAGGAATTGGAACTTGGTAGTTGGTGGGAAATCATAAATCCTTAAGGGAGTAAAATGATGGGCTTGGTCTTCTAGGAAGATTAATATGGAGAAAATGAGGGTCAGCCGCAGAGGTCCTGGtcttacacatatgtatgtgctcAGTATCTCACTGATGCCTTGGCCTGATAAGCTCCCTTGATGTTGGGGCCTACTAGGGGAGAAGACCTAACAATAATAGCTTTAATTGCAGAGTGGAGGAGAAATTGAGGGAAGCCTTTCAGGTACATTTTAGCTCTCAGACCCTCAGATTTTAAATACTTTAACCCCCTTCAACTTTACTTTCAACTGAAGGAACctaagtgggagggaaggaaaggccaGCCTGAGGACCTTCCTTGTAAGTAGCCTTGTGTCCCAGCATTGGGAGTGAGGGCATAAGAGATTGTCAAAGGGGTATTTTCTGCACTCCAGGAGCTTTTTGAACTTTTTAGGACCCCTATCTAGAGATGAATACTTTTGGGTTAATTGCACTGCAGTGTGACTAGACCTCAGCTCTCCACACAATTTACTGAACTAGAGGAGATAAGAGAATATCCAGTCTATGGGTTCTGTTACCCCAGGAACTGCATGCTCTTTGTTGTACCTCTGAACCTGTTTATTATTCCTCCTCGAAACCAGGAATGAATGAAAACTCAACCACATTTTTTATGCACAGA
This region of Trichosurus vulpecula isolate mTriVul1 chromosome 3, mTriVul1.pri, whole genome shotgun sequence genomic DNA includes:
- the LOC118842980 gene encoding ATP-dependent RNA helicase DDX19B, translating into MGSPVPAPDPSQRRPSSPGHRHGAMTTDSWALAVDEQEAAAESLSNLHLKEERVKPDTNGTIVKSNENVEKTDEEEKEDRAAQSLLNKLIRNNLVDNTNQVEVLQRDPNSPLYSVKSFEELRLKPQLLQGVYAMGFNRPSKIQENALPMMLAEPPQNLIAQSQSGTGKTAAFVLAMLSQVEPLNRYPQCLCLSPTYELALQTGKVIEQMGKFYPELKLAYAVRGNKLERGQKISEQIVIGTPGTVLDWCSKLKFIDPKKIKVFVLDEADVMIATQGHQDQSIRIQRMLPKACQMLLFSATFEDSVWKFARKVVPDPNIIKLKREEETLDTIKQYYVMCNNRDEKFQALCNLYGAITIAQAMIFCHTRKTAGWLAAELSKEGHQVALLSGEMMVEQRAAVIERFREGKEKVLVTTNVCARGIDVEQVSVVINFDLPVDKDGNPDNETYLHRIGRTGRFGKRGLAVNMVDSKHSMNILNRIQEHFNKKIERLDTDDLDEIEKIAN